In the genome of Mucisphaera calidilacus, one region contains:
- a CDS encoding YhjD/YihY/BrkB family envelope integrity protein encodes MQQWLKLITERVRRLLTQPVAELSLFQRSLRSMIVFAEYCALEMRRDRAGTMAAALTYHTLFSLLPTLVLMLVVSSVFVSEADRARFKEQTVNWALEWIELPENQVIITTEPKTPQQQIEDELTRQQEFEQARAALNENLESLLHQLEAVNLSGIGVIGLLVFIYGATGLLATIESSFNLVYKAQSDRPWYLRMVYYYFVISLAPLIILAGQVMQSWFIGLIDAGSWTNWLARPMVVLSPLLTTWGVMSFTFLLLPNTRVRVRYAVVGGFITALGWVAAGELYGLYVSQAGGSSLYGALALLPLSLMYLWILWLIVLFGLEVAYTLQTMPSEGLPKTFTLEEDDGPVLLTGAALVAVAAVVGRAFAQGGVVTTGTVSQELGINMATADGLLARLENWNLIRYVEGKRWETGGWALTRPPTAIPLSTMIERAHKDSPLKVELPEMEKLMRGQLDALGDRTLANLVEGDSA; translated from the coding sequence ATGCAGCAGTGGCTCAAACTCATCACCGAACGCGTGCGACGACTCCTCACCCAGCCCGTCGCCGAACTCTCCCTCTTCCAGCGCTCCCTGCGCTCCATGATCGTCTTCGCCGAGTACTGCGCCCTCGAGATGCGACGCGACCGCGCCGGCACCATGGCCGCGGCCCTCACCTACCACACCCTCTTCAGCCTCCTGCCCACGCTCGTCCTCATGCTCGTCGTCAGCAGTGTCTTCGTCAGCGAGGCCGACCGAGCACGCTTCAAGGAGCAGACCGTCAACTGGGCCCTCGAGTGGATCGAGCTCCCCGAAAACCAGGTCATCATCACCACCGAGCCCAAAACACCCCAGCAGCAGATCGAGGACGAGCTCACACGCCAGCAGGAGTTCGAGCAGGCCCGCGCCGCACTCAACGAAAACCTCGAATCCCTGCTCCACCAGCTCGAGGCGGTCAATCTCTCGGGCATCGGCGTCATCGGATTACTCGTCTTCATCTACGGCGCCACCGGTCTACTCGCCACCATTGAATCCAGCTTCAACCTCGTCTACAAGGCGCAGTCCGACCGGCCCTGGTACCTGCGCATGGTCTACTACTACTTCGTCATCTCCCTCGCGCCGCTGATCATCCTCGCCGGTCAGGTCATGCAGTCCTGGTTCATCGGACTCATCGACGCCGGCTCATGGACCAACTGGCTCGCCAGACCCATGGTTGTGCTCTCGCCGCTGCTCACCACCTGGGGCGTTATGAGCTTTACTTTCCTGCTCCTGCCCAACACCCGCGTCCGCGTCCGCTACGCCGTCGTCGGCGGCTTCATCACCGCCCTCGGCTGGGTCGCCGCCGGTGAGCTGTACGGCCTCTACGTCTCGCAGGCCGGCGGCTCCTCGCTCTACGGCGCTCTCGCCCTTCTGCCCCTCTCGCTCATGTACCTCTGGATCCTCTGGCTGATCGTCCTCTTCGGCCTCGAGGTCGCCTACACCCTCCAGACCATGCCCTCCGAAGGCCTGCCCAAGACCTTCACCCTCGAGGAAGACGACGGCCCCGTGCTCCTCACCGGTGCCGCCCTCGTCGCCGTCGCCGCCGTTGTCGGGCGCGCCTTCGCACAGGGCGGCGTCGTCACCACCGGCACCGTCAGCCAGGAACTCGGCATCAACATGGCCACCGCCGACGGCCTGCTCGCACGCCTCGAAAACTGGAACCTCATCCGCTACGTCGAGGGCAAACGCTGGGAGACCGGCGGCTGGGCCCTGACACGACCGCCCACCGCCATCCCGCTCAGCACCATGATCGAACGCGCCCACAAAGACTCACCCCTCAAGGTCGAACTCCCCGAGATGGAAAAACTGATGCGCGGCCAGCTCGACGCCCTCGGCGACCGAACCCTGGCAAACCTGGTGGAAGGCGACTCGGCGTAA
- the yidD gene encoding membrane protein insertion efficiency factor YidD, protein MIGRFLASLATHLIVGLVMLYRATLGNVMGGQCRFVPTCSQYMIEAVHKHGPCRGLMLGIRRIARCHPWGGAGYDPP, encoded by the coding sequence ATGATCGGCCGCTTCCTCGCCTCACTCGCCACGCACCTCATCGTCGGGCTTGTCATGCTCTACCGCGCGACCCTCGGCAACGTCATGGGCGGGCAGTGCCGCTTCGTCCCGACCTGCAGCCAGTACATGATCGAGGCCGTCCACAAGCACGGGCCCTGCCGCGGACTCATGCTCGGCATCCGACGTATCGCCCGATGCCACCCCTGGGGCGGGGCGGGGTACGATCCTCCCTGA
- the rnpA gene encoding ribonuclease P protein component, giving the protein MQPPEPASRRFTFRHRHRLHGSSSFQAVHRARARKHAGPLTVLARPNALAESRLGLSVGRKVGNAVTRNRVKRLLREAFRLKQHDWPSGYDWVVIVKPHETLALADYQRLLTSAVRALDLEWQRRSRKAENQS; this is encoded by the coding sequence GTGCAGCCACCCGAACCCGCCAGCCGACGCTTCACCTTCCGACACCGACACCGACTCCACGGCTCCTCCTCCTTCCAGGCCGTCCACCGAGCCCGCGCCCGCAAGCACGCCGGGCCGCTGACCGTCCTCGCACGACCCAACGCCCTCGCCGAATCCAGACTCGGCCTCTCCGTCGGACGCAAGGTCGGCAACGCCGTCACACGCAACCGCGTCAAACGCCTGCTCCGCGAGGCCTTCCGACTCAAACAGCACGACTGGCCCTCCGGCTACGACTGGGTCGTCATCGTCAAGCCCCATGAAACCCTCGCCCTCGCCGACTACCAGCGGCTCCTGACCTCCGCCGTCCGCGCCCTCGACCTCGAGTGGCAGCGGCGGTCACGCAAGGCGGAGAACCAATCATGA
- a CDS encoding chloride channel protein, producing the protein MSDGQLRARLDRWLRAAGFDRDWLLIPMAAIVGTLGGLVALGFDWLVHLSKHSLFETIAEMGERGTKWIIVLFLPALGGLVVGIIQEFISRQGPSHGVPEVVKALAKDQGRMPASMGYFKAFTAAGTLGSGGSAGVEGPIIQIGSVLGSQVGQLLRVGREHMSTLVGCGAAAGTAAIFNAPIAGVLFVLEVMLRDFSFRTFTPIVIASVFGTAISQTFHADNTAVFSLPAALLELDHRFLFQEMPAYIALGILCGLLGVGFAVMMRHGERWWQHAPGPRFLRPAAGGLMLGVLGVIFVYAFSYPMQGHLAPLFFGNGYPVIESLLNPESYQDMTDQTASGPIMQAAWWLLFITLAFKILGTMLTICSGGSGGIIAPSLFLGATLGGGFALMLDGFGLLPGTTPATYALAGMAGTIAAVIHAPLTATLLVFEITRDYAVILPMMTVAILSLVVSQLMVPDSIYTAWLRSRGINLGTRSDMTLLRHLTVADVPLLPCVSIYPADPAERLIGLTGEHHASDFVVRSAEGGYAGMVVGEDLRMSLVEREAIPLMVVAELMRNDLPTVRPEESLDAVMDKFSDHDVASLAVLEGDKVTGMITRSRLMRTYHRALAERG; encoded by the coding sequence GTGAGTGACGGCCAACTACGAGCACGCCTGGACCGCTGGCTCCGCGCCGCGGGCTTCGACCGCGACTGGCTCCTGATCCCCATGGCCGCCATCGTCGGAACCCTCGGCGGACTCGTCGCCCTCGGCTTCGACTGGCTCGTCCACCTCTCCAAACACTCGCTCTTCGAAACCATCGCAGAGATGGGCGAACGCGGCACCAAGTGGATCATCGTCCTCTTCCTCCCGGCGCTCGGCGGACTCGTCGTCGGCATCATCCAGGAATTCATCAGCCGGCAGGGGCCCAGCCACGGCGTCCCCGAGGTCGTCAAGGCCCTCGCCAAGGATCAGGGCCGAATGCCCGCCTCCATGGGCTACTTCAAGGCCTTCACCGCCGCAGGAACCCTCGGCTCCGGCGGCTCGGCAGGCGTCGAGGGACCCATCATCCAGATCGGCTCGGTCCTCGGATCACAGGTCGGACAACTCCTGCGCGTCGGCCGCGAACACATGTCCACCCTCGTCGGCTGCGGCGCCGCCGCCGGCACCGCCGCCATCTTCAACGCTCCCATCGCCGGCGTCCTCTTCGTCCTCGAAGTCATGCTCCGCGACTTCTCCTTCCGAACCTTCACCCCCATCGTGATCGCCAGCGTCTTCGGCACCGCCATCTCACAGACCTTCCACGCCGACAACACCGCCGTCTTCAGCCTCCCCGCAGCACTCCTCGAACTCGACCACCGTTTCCTCTTCCAGGAAATGCCCGCCTACATCGCCCTGGGCATCCTCTGCGGACTCCTTGGCGTCGGATTCGCCGTCATGATGCGCCACGGCGAACGGTGGTGGCAGCACGCACCCGGACCACGTTTCCTCCGACCCGCCGCCGGCGGACTCATGCTCGGCGTCCTCGGCGTCATCTTCGTCTACGCCTTCTCCTACCCCATGCAGGGGCACCTCGCACCCCTCTTCTTCGGCAACGGCTACCCCGTCATCGAATCCCTGCTCAACCCCGAGTCCTACCAGGACATGACCGACCAGACCGCCTCCGGCCCGATCATGCAGGCCGCGTGGTGGCTCCTGTTCATCACCCTCGCCTTCAAGATCCTCGGCACCATGCTCACGATCTGCTCCGGCGGCTCCGGCGGCATCATCGCGCCCAGCCTCTTCCTCGGAGCCACCCTCGGCGGGGGCTTCGCCCTCATGCTCGACGGCTTCGGGCTCCTCCCCGGCACCACCCCCGCCACCTACGCCCTTGCCGGCATGGCCGGCACCATCGCCGCCGTCATCCACGCACCCCTCACCGCCACCCTCCTCGTCTTCGAGATCACACGCGACTACGCCGTCATCCTCCCCATGATGACCGTCGCCATCCTCTCGCTCGTCGTCTCCCAACTCATGGTCCCCGACTCGATCTACACCGCCTGGCTCCGCTCGCGTGGCATCAACCTCGGCACACGCTCCGACATGACCCTCCTCCGCCACCTCACCGTCGCCGACGTCCCCCTCCTGCCCTGCGTCTCCATCTACCCCGCCGACCCCGCCGAGCGACTCATCGGCCTCACCGGCGAACACCACGCCTCCGACTTCGTCGTCCGCTCCGCCGAGGGCGGCTACGCCGGCATGGTCGTCGGCGAAGACCTTCGCATGTCGCTCGTCGAACGCGAGGCCATCCCCCTCATGGTCGTCGCTGAACTCATGCGCAACGACCTGCCCACCGTCCGACCCGAAGAATCACTCGACGCCGTCATGGACAAGTTCTCCGACCACGACGTCGCCAGCCTCGCCGTCCTCGAGGGCGACAAGGTCACCGGCATGATCACACGCAGCCGACTCATGCGCACCTACCACCGCGCCCTCGCCGAACGCGGATAG
- the hemB gene encoding porphobilinogen synthase — MPQDSRRNLIHRPRRLRRSQTLRDLVADVRLHPANLILPLFVAEIDRPQTIDAMPGVRQWPVDDAIAEIKRLIGKGLRSFLLFGVTPQGRKNALGNDAENPASPVLKTLRAARDAGLDALMIADLCLCEYTDHGHCGPLCDQPGPDGFQPVDNDAALERLATIAVAQAQVGADIVAPSGMMDGQVAAIRAALDDAGHHEVPILSYAVKYASSLYGPFRDAGGGSMSFGHRRGYQMDPRHSREWRTELRLDLEQGADMVMVKPAGHYLDVVAAVRAETDLPVAAYHVSGEYGMVEAAARNGWIDRREAHIEIATAIRRAGADLIVTYAAEDLADWLSDR; from the coding sequence ATGCCGCAGGACTCCCGCCGGAATCTGATTCACCGCCCACGCCGACTCCGACGCTCCCAGACCCTCCGCGACCTCGTCGCCGACGTCCGCCTCCACCCCGCCAACCTCATCCTCCCGCTCTTCGTCGCCGAGATCGACCGGCCGCAGACCATCGACGCCATGCCAGGCGTCCGCCAGTGGCCCGTCGACGACGCCATTGCCGAGATAAAGCGGTTGATCGGCAAGGGCTTACGCTCGTTCCTGCTCTTTGGGGTCACCCCGCAAGGCCGCAAGAACGCCCTCGGCAACGACGCCGAAAACCCCGCATCACCCGTCCTCAAGACCCTCCGCGCCGCCCGCGACGCCGGCCTCGACGCGCTGATGATCGCCGACCTCTGCCTCTGCGAGTACACCGACCACGGCCACTGCGGGCCGCTCTGCGACCAGCCCGGACCCGACGGATTCCAGCCCGTCGACAACGACGCCGCCCTCGAACGCCTCGCCACCATCGCCGTCGCCCAGGCCCAAGTCGGCGCCGACATCGTCGCGCCCTCCGGCATGATGGACGGTCAGGTCGCCGCCATCCGCGCCGCCCTCGACGATGCCGGCCATCACGAGGTCCCCATCCTCAGCTACGCCGTCAAGTACGCCTCCTCGCTCTACGGGCCCTTCCGTGACGCAGGCGGAGGCTCCATGAGCTTCGGACACCGCCGCGGCTACCAGATGGACCCCCGCCACAGCCGTGAGTGGCGCACCGAACTCCGACTCGACCTCGAACAGGGCGCCGATATGGTCATGGTCAAGCCCGCCGGCCACTACCTCGACGTCGTCGCCGCCGTCCGCGCCGAAACCGACCTCCCCGTCGCCGCCTATCACGTCTCAGGCGAGTACGGCATGGTCGAAGCCGCCGCCCGCAACGGCTGGATCGACCGACGAGAAGCCCACATCGAGATCGCCACCGCCATCCGACGCGCCGGCGCCGACCTCATCGTCACCTACGCCGCCGAAGACCTCGCGGACTGGCTCTCCGATCGGTGA
- a CDS encoding type II secretion system protein, whose translation MYVQRQKGFTLIELLVVISIIALLIGILLPALGAARRTARQMQSNANVRSIHQAMVTFASGNGERFPGLDTRGRIEEAVDTDPEYGYGNPTDAGDGDPITGGHPATRYILLLQGSYFTGEIAISPADTKTIWTESSDPDDADKIQTANYSYAMLRLQDSAAEDETDQGEIGKFGRLPNEWRDTLNSEAPVVTDRNTGDDALDSSQDTNGAIKSIHTTEEGDWRGSVGYNDNHVEFENSHVLRTKWSNGNTMIDDNNQPLDNLFTHDEETEASSGSTPTEGEQEATDSDDDPEGEQGQAVMVYQNPHDSIQQK comes from the coding sequence ATGTACGTTCAACGTCAGAAGGGTTTTACCCTTATCGAACTTCTCGTGGTGATTTCGATCATCGCGCTGCTCATCGGCATCCTGCTGCCGGCGCTGGGCGCTGCCCGCCGCACGGCCCGCCAGATGCAGTCGAACGCCAACGTCCGCTCGATCCACCAGGCGATGGTGACCTTCGCGTCGGGCAATGGCGAGCGTTTCCCCGGCCTTGATACACGTGGTCGTATTGAAGAGGCCGTTGATACCGATCCGGAATATGGCTACGGCAACCCGACCGATGCTGGCGACGGCGACCCCATCACGGGCGGCCACCCGGCGACGCGTTACATCCTGCTGCTGCAGGGTTCCTACTTCACGGGCGAGATCGCGATCAGCCCGGCCGACACCAAGACCATCTGGACCGAGTCTTCTGATCCCGATGATGCCGACAAGATTCAGACTGCCAACTACTCCTACGCCATGCTTCGCCTTCAGGACAGCGCCGCCGAGGATGAGACCGATCAGGGCGAAATTGGCAAGTTCGGTCGTCTGCCGAACGAGTGGCGTGACACGCTCAACTCAGAGGCCCCGGTCGTCACAGACCGCAACACCGGCGACGATGCGCTCGACTCCAGCCAGGACACCAACGGCGCCATCAAGTCGATCCACACGACCGAGGAAGGCGACTGGCGCGGCTCGGTTGGCTACAACGACAACCACGTCGAGTTCGAGAACAGCCATGTCCTCCGCACCAAGTGGAGCAACGGCAACACGATGATTGACGATAACAATCAGCCCCTCGACAACCTCTTCACGCACGACGAGGAGACGGAGGCATCCTCCGGATCGACGCCGACCGAGGGTGAGCAGGAGGCAACCGACAGCGACGATGATCCCGAGGGCGAGCAGGGCCAGGCCGTGATGGTCTACCAGAACCCCCACGATTCGATCCAACAGAAGTAA
- the guaB gene encoding IMP dehydrogenase, which translates to MEGKILYDGLTYDDLLLIPQRSDVIPAQTDTATRLTRNIRVNIPMISAPMDTVTESSLAIGLAQAGGIGVIHKNLAEKQQVREVIKVKRSANGVITDPVTLPPEAPASEAKRLMAEQHISGVPITVDGTRNGRVVGIITRRDMMFLDDTDQAVEAVMTKDRLVTAPPGTTLGQAEKILNQNKVEKLLLVDVGMHLTGLITMRDIAKIEQFPMAVRDDRGRLRVGAAVGVHQLERAAALIEAEVDFLVVDSAHGHSRNVIETVRAIKKQHDIDVIAGNVATTEGTRDLIDAGADAVKVGIGPGSICTTRVVTGVGMPQLTAIFNAVKAADEAGVPVIADGGIRHSGDITKAIAAGASSVMLGSLFAGLDESPGELVIHMGRRYKTYRGMGSQGAMMAGSADRYQQSGTHRRDKLVPEGVEGRVAYRGSLGDYVYQLVGGLRAGMGYCGAQTIEDLHRNARFVRVSPASLVESHPHDITITHESPNYTTELYASE; encoded by the coding sequence ATGGAAGGCAAAATCCTCTACGACGGTCTGACCTATGACGATCTGCTGCTGATCCCGCAGCGGAGTGACGTCATCCCGGCACAAACGGATACGGCGACGCGGCTGACGCGGAACATCCGGGTGAACATCCCGATGATCTCGGCGCCGATGGACACGGTGACCGAGTCGTCGCTGGCGATCGGGCTGGCGCAGGCTGGCGGGATCGGCGTGATCCACAAGAACCTGGCCGAGAAGCAGCAGGTTCGTGAGGTGATCAAGGTCAAGCGTTCGGCGAACGGGGTGATCACCGACCCGGTGACGCTGCCGCCTGAAGCTCCGGCGAGCGAGGCGAAGCGTCTGATGGCCGAGCAGCACATCTCGGGTGTGCCGATCACCGTGGACGGGACGCGAAACGGGCGTGTGGTGGGGATCATCACGCGTCGGGACATGATGTTCCTGGACGACACGGATCAGGCGGTGGAGGCGGTGATGACCAAGGACCGCCTGGTGACGGCTCCGCCCGGGACGACGCTGGGTCAGGCGGAGAAGATTCTCAACCAGAACAAGGTGGAGAAGCTGCTGCTGGTGGATGTCGGGATGCACCTGACGGGCCTGATCACGATGCGTGACATCGCGAAGATCGAGCAGTTCCCGATGGCGGTTCGTGACGACCGTGGCCGTCTGCGTGTCGGGGCTGCGGTGGGGGTGCACCAGCTGGAGCGTGCCGCGGCGTTGATCGAGGCGGAGGTTGATTTCCTGGTGGTGGATTCGGCGCACGGTCACTCGCGGAACGTGATCGAGACGGTGCGAGCGATCAAGAAGCAGCACGACATCGACGTGATCGCGGGCAACGTGGCGACGACGGAGGGCACGCGTGACCTGATTGATGCCGGGGCGGACGCGGTGAAGGTGGGCATCGGTCCGGGCTCGATCTGCACGACGCGTGTGGTGACGGGCGTGGGGATGCCGCAGCTGACGGCGATTTTCAATGCAGTGAAGGCGGCGGACGAGGCGGGCGTGCCGGTGATCGCGGACGGCGGGATCCGTCACTCGGGCGACATCACCAAGGCGATCGCGGCGGGTGCGTCGTCGGTGATGCTGGGGTCGCTGTTTGCGGGCCTGGACGAGTCGCCGGGCGAGCTGGTGATCCACATGGGGCGTCGTTACAAGACGTACCGTGGGATGGGGTCTCAGGGCGCGATGATGGCGGGTTCGGCGGATCGTTATCAGCAGTCGGGCACACACCGTCGTGACAAGCTGGTGCCGGAGGGCGTGGAGGGTCGCGTGGCCTACCGCGGGTCGCTGGGCGACTACGTTTATCAGCTGGTGGGCGGCCTGCGTGCGGGGATGGGTTACTGCGGGGCACAGACGATCGAGGACCTGCACCGCAACGCGAGGTTCGTGCGTGTGTCGCCTGCGTCGCTGGTGGAATCGCACCCGCACGACATCACGATCACGCACGAGTCGCCGAACTACACGACGGAGCTGTACGCGTCGGAGTAG
- a CDS encoding patatin-like phospholipase family protein, translating into MMPTHTIKMLVLLLMVLAPLQGCVQQRQRPVRSEADLIQAAEAFQAEYVAGRYEALQVLIARMEKELDDYQQGHTDEPPVLDLLTISGGGDHGAFGSALLDAWGDVPPGTTGIIPRPEFDIVSGISTGSLIACSVFAGSDEAYELCARTYQEATPDWVSGRGLSGLLPSSDALVDTTILEEEIYKQLSDELIRQIAEGRADHRLMVVGSADLDLARMRMWDVGRIAQQAVDTGDYDTFREIVMSSASIPIAFPPKIIDDALYVDGGVIGNLLGGRDPIWFLRLVRMWKARHPDQPCPKIRIWALVNNKERLEPRYTELRWPDIAARSISAALHAGTMQTLQQLWLMSELTREREGVEIEYRWTAIPQDTYLPDAYDMFAPSTLETLSALGARMAGDPNTWQTLPPALD; encoded by the coding sequence ATGATGCCGACGCACACCATCAAGATGCTGGTTCTTCTGCTCATGGTGCTCGCCCCCCTGCAGGGCTGCGTGCAACAGCGACAACGCCCGGTACGTTCCGAGGCCGACCTCATCCAGGCCGCCGAGGCCTTTCAGGCCGAGTACGTCGCGGGGCGCTATGAGGCGCTCCAGGTCCTGATCGCACGCATGGAGAAAGAACTCGATGACTACCAGCAGGGACACACCGATGAGCCGCCCGTCCTCGACCTCTTGACGATCTCAGGCGGAGGCGACCACGGCGCCTTCGGCTCCGCGCTCCTCGACGCCTGGGGCGACGTCCCGCCAGGCACCACCGGCATCATCCCACGACCCGAATTCGACATCGTCTCGGGTATCAGCACCGGATCGCTCATCGCCTGCTCCGTCTTCGCAGGCTCCGACGAGGCGTACGAACTCTGCGCCCGAACCTACCAGGAAGCCACGCCCGACTGGGTCTCGGGACGCGGGCTGAGCGGGCTGCTCCCCTCCAGCGACGCGCTCGTCGACACCACCATCCTCGAGGAGGAAATCTACAAGCAGCTCAGCGACGAACTCATCCGGCAGATCGCCGAGGGACGCGCCGACCACCGCCTCATGGTTGTCGGCTCGGCAGATCTCGACCTCGCACGCATGCGCATGTGGGACGTCGGTCGTATCGCGCAGCAGGCCGTTGATACCGGCGACTACGACACGTTCCGCGAGATCGTCATGAGCTCCGCCTCGATCCCCATCGCCTTCCCGCCCAAGATCATCGACGACGCCCTCTACGTCGACGGCGGGGTCATCGGCAACCTCCTCGGCGGACGCGACCCCATCTGGTTCCTCCGACTCGTCCGCATGTGGAAGGCACGCCACCCCGATCAGCCCTGCCCGAAGATCCGCATCTGGGCACTCGTCAACAACAAGGAACGCCTCGAACCACGCTACACCGAGCTCCGCTGGCCCGACATCGCCGCTCGCTCCATCTCCGCAGCCCTCCACGCCGGCACCATGCAGACCCTCCAGCAGCTCTGGCTGATGTCGGAACTCACCCGCGAACGCGAGGGCGTCGAGATCGAGTACCGCTGGACCGCCATCCCGCAAGACACCTACCTCCCCGACGCCTACGACATGTTCGCGCCCTCAACCCTCGAAACCCTCTCCGCCCTCGGCGCACGCATGGCCGGCGACCCCAACACCTGGCAAACCCTCCCCCCCGCGCTGGACTAA
- a CDS encoding alpha-L-glutamate ligase-like protein: MMLRLVSPRALRERGIIGMNARNHRYIQRYNDRVNYPAVDNKLKTKFLATKAGVPVPDLLGVVKHQYQVKDLPKILDPLERFVIKPTRGCAGRGILVVVGRDEQGRFLKPSGAALTHKDVNRHVSNILAGLHSLGGVPDFAMIERIIDFTDAFEGYSYQGVPDVRVIVFGGYPILAMTRLSTARSDGKANLHQGAVGVGLSIRDGTALRAVQFNRPITAHPDTDKPFDQLRIPRWRDHLEIATRCYAFTHLGYFGADVVIDKHLGPLILELNARPGLAIQTANGIGLRKRLDVIEALDHDELPPVKDRVDFAQERFA, from the coding sequence GTGATGCTCCGACTCGTCAGCCCCAGAGCACTCCGCGAACGCGGCATCATCGGAATGAACGCGCGCAACCACCGCTACATCCAACGCTACAACGACCGCGTCAACTACCCCGCCGTCGACAACAAGCTCAAGACCAAATTCCTCGCCACCAAGGCGGGCGTCCCGGTCCCCGACCTGCTCGGCGTCGTCAAGCACCAGTACCAGGTCAAGGACCTGCCCAAAATCCTTGACCCGCTCGAACGCTTCGTCATCAAGCCCACACGCGGCTGCGCCGGACGAGGCATCCTCGTCGTCGTCGGACGGGACGAGCAGGGACGCTTCCTCAAGCCAAGCGGTGCCGCCCTCACCCACAAAGACGTCAACCGCCACGTCTCCAACATCCTCGCGGGACTTCACAGCCTCGGCGGCGTGCCCGACTTCGCCATGATCGAACGCATCATCGACTTCACCGATGCCTTCGAGGGCTACAGCTACCAGGGCGTCCCCGACGTCCGCGTGATTGTCTTCGGCGGGTACCCCATCCTCGCCATGACACGCCTCTCGACCGCTCGCTCCGACGGCAAGGCCAACCTCCACCAAGGTGCCGTCGGCGTCGGCCTCTCCATCCGTGACGGCACCGCGCTCCGTGCCGTTCAATTCAACCGCCCGATCACGGCCCACCCCGACACCGACAAACCCTTCGACCAACTCAGGATCCCCCGTTGGCGCGACCATCTTGAGATCGCGACACGCTGCTACGCCTTCACTCATCTGGGCTACTTCGGAGCCGACGTCGTCATCGACAAGCACCTCGGCCCGCTGATCCTCGAGCTCAACGCACGGCCCGGCCTCGCCATCCAGACCGCCAACGGCATCGGCCTGCGAAAACGACTCGACGTCATCGAGGCACTCGATCACGACGAACTGCCCCCCGTCAAGGACCGCGTGGACTTCGCACAGGAACGCTTCGCCTGA